The Larus michahellis chromosome 9, bLarMic1.1, whole genome shotgun sequence genome contains the following window.
ACCACAGACTTTTTACAtagttataaataataaatagcatAACACAGTAGATTACAAACGGATTTATTTTGCCCCGttaaagtctttaaaaagtaaaatatctaTTGTCTTACCTCAGACTGACCAAGGTACTGTATCAAGACTAGTCATAGCTCAACTCTAACTCCTTCACCAAACGATTTGCAGAGCTCGTATTCAATCCAACCTCTCAAGTCTTTCCTTGGGAATCGAATGCTCACTTCGCTCTCTGCCCTGCTCACGACCAAAGGCGTCGCCGCTGTGTGCAGCGGAGGGTGTCACTGCGGCTGCcgtctcccagcagagctggggctgcccgcAGCACCCCGCAACGCAGCACATGCCTGGGAAAGAAACACTACGGAAAGCAGCATCGACGCCAGGTTCTGGTAAGCAACTCTATAGACAAGCTGTACACAAAGGACTTTTCCCACCCACCCCTCTGGTTTACGTTCCGTAATTCTGTAACAATGTCCCCTAAGGCACAAAAATCCCTATGACCTCAATGCCACAGGAGACATCGACGGTGCCATACGTGGTTCTCCTACACAGTAGTTTAAATAGCTTAGTTATCTGCACTGTATGTCTTAGATAGAGGCATGGATTCGTTTTCCTTGGCCAAATCGTGCTGAATATTGACCTTATTTCATACAATTTGCAGGATAAAGGAACTGGGGAGAGAACTATGCAGCTATTTTAATCACGTTTGCAGAGTATTATTTCTTCACTGATGGCAAAAGTGCCAGTCATGAGTTattttgctgtgggttgtttggggtttttttttgtaatgtaataGAGTGAGATTTCCAGACCCACTGTGGTCTTCTGTAATAAAAACAACTAGCAGCACTAAGAAAAGAAacgatttttcttttcctcccttctgtaAGAGAATTTGAGGCTAGTGACTGAAACAAACCAAGGAGAATAGTTTTACTCAATGGTAGAAGTGCCAGAGaataaattagtattttcaaaTCCTTCCGAACCAAATTATTTCCCTAGACGGTGACCACGATAATAATAGAAGTATTTTCCTAAAAATTGCAACACTAATAGGTAGATACCTATTCTCGGAATCAAAAAGTATATGCAAGTTCCTGAAAGCAAAAAGTTAGTATAATCTGAGCAGacatcttgtttaaaaaataaattcgcAAAACCAGACATGAATGTGGTCTACAATGTCCATTAAATGGATAAATCAAAATCACTGGAAAGTCGCCAAGGATTACAGTTacaataatttttcctttgaataatCCATGTGTTAATGGTTCAAGGATCAGAGTTCGTTTCTCCGTACGAGCGTACAGTAAGGGAACAGCACAGCCAGACACTGACTCAGAACTTAAGTCACTTCGGTGAGAGATCATCCATCAAAATGAATGAAGAGCACGAGTTTGAGCACGTTACGGGAGACTCCGTGGTTATGCTGCCTTTAGTCAGTGAGTCAGAGGAAGAGCcaacactgctgctgctcccatcGAGAATATCTGAAGAcaggctggggaaaaagaaaaaggttatcTAGCAAGACGGGCACGATGGCTTTGTGTAGAAACCTAACGTACTTTTGTCCTTGTAGAACAGATGTAGGAGACCTATACTACCACTCAGTCTTTTCTGCAAGACTGGCAGCCCTGAATTCTCCTTGTTTTCTGTAGcatgttatatatatattcatgctCCTTACGGGAATGAGGagcagaatttgtattttttttttaacatgcagaaTAAATGATGACTCTGATTTTAATCAGTTACAGAAAGGAGGTGAAAACTAATGAGAATAAAACCTTAAAAGGAAAGGAGTAATAAGAATCTAATCAGCAATGCAGCAGAGATGTCATTAATTAGCTCGTATGTTTTTTAATGTTGCACTGCACAAAGCAAGATTTTGAAACCCATTTTTCCCTTGTAAGTAAGGGATTCCTCTGTTTGGACTTTGAAGTCTTGATACAAGATTCCAGAGGGCACGTTAAATTGATGCTTTTGCAATTCAGCTGgaagcaacacaaaaaaaaaataaaaatattttgaggcaCTTTCAAGCCGGTAGGTAAACTCAAATGATCATAATACAGAGTTGATATTTTAGAATACTTTGTATCTGACTCTTGACAAAAAAAGAACTCAGCTTTTTCTGATCACAATACAGAAAGGAGACAGACACTAAAGATCATGAACGTATCAACGTGAACTATGTAACTGCAGGAACTATTCACGCACATACTATATGACCACTGCCTACAACATAGCAAAATGATGAAGCATCTTTGAGGCAAAGTAACTTTGCTTATGAACTAACAGGGATTTATAACAGTTATATTCAAGATAAAAATTTTGATACACAAAATCTAGGCTAGAGTCTGCTGAGGAATAATTGATCAAAGGAGCAGGAACATTGCCACACCACACTACCACAGGAACAGTTCCCCGGGATACGCATATGGAAGctacacacaaaatatttttctggaaaaaacaaaacaaaacaagaaagcttGTGATAAACGCGCATTCCCTGTTTCAGCATTTCAGggcacataaaatattttaccatGAACTGAGATCTGTCAGATGTGTAACATCTGGAGAAAGCATGTTGGTCGTTCCTTGAAAAAGTCTCTTTGGCTGACTTTCAGTTTCCATTTCACCTAAGGAAAACAGTGCAAATAATCAAACTCACTTGAGTCTCTGGCACGCCCAGTCAATATTTGTTTATTGTAAGAAGGAGGTTTGTCCCACAATAGAGCAAGGTTGCACCTGTAACACTGTAAGTCCTCTAATTCAGCCAACAAAACACTTGGGTAAGACATTAATTTGATGCTAGCTGATGTTTAACCATCCAGTCTGTCGTTAACTAATGCTTCAACAGCTTCTGAGGGGCTACAATGATCTTAAAGACACAAAACAAGGCGCTTGCTATTTAGACTACAATCAGACAAAATAATCTAAAGCAAACTAATTACTGTGACTTAATTTTAAGTAAGCATTTGAAATGAGGCAACTGACATAAGCCAAAATACGGACATTAAAATTTGTAGTGATTATGAAAATAGGAGCAGCAGCTTGGTTCAGTTTCACCCTCCTGCGTACAACAAATTCTGATGCATACGTACACTCTGACAGAAAAGCCgaataaaaaaaattggcatGTGTAGGCATTTCCACTTACTCATCATGGATCAGACTATCTTTGTACCTGTAATCATCTACTGACATTAAAAGATTAAACATGATGGGGAGAATTCATGTAATCTCGTTAGTATAATCTGCACCGAGAATGAGCTAGCTCATTAATAGCTTCTGTAAAACAGACACATTGGAAATATCACGAACTTGCCAATAACAAGcttagaggaaaaaacccaaacctctcagctacagtatattttaatttttagtttggCAACAAAACCATATGAAGTGAAAAATTGTCTGGTGTTTTACCTACACTTCAAAGCAGTCGTGGTGTCAGTTTGAAGAGCAGACGAAAGTTAAGCATTATACAAAAACAGTACATATTAATATGTTATGCAAGAGAATTATACTACCATTCATTTTATATAAGACTGATAACCCCCCCCAATTTCCTGTTTCCTTTAACCCACGGGGATACATTCCCTTCTTTGAAGGGAAGGAATAACAACTTCTATCAAGCGATGGGCAAAAAACGCTTATAGAATACTTGGTcttatataaaaatgaagaaaagccagACCACCAACTTAGGTAACTATTTTGCCACCTGAAACGTCACAGAGAAATCTGCACCACCACAACACATCGCATACTCTCCCTGCATTAATTCCCGACAGCAGTGAAGTGTTCTTCAATACATCGTATTCTTCCCTTCACACATCACGGTGGCAATTTGTTACCATATCACATCTGTACAATACGAACCATAAAGCTACTGCTAAAATTCGGAATAACAACAGGATTATGtatttaggaaaagaaatcagGTTCACTTAAACGgattacatgttttaaaattaactaacattttgaaaattctttGATATTTTGAGTAAAAAAGGGAAACTCCCATCTCCATTTTGTAAAAGATGCTCCACATGCGCACATGGATAGGGTGAGGAAAGCCTACCCTTTACCTGCACTCTTTTTAATACTATCTTTGTAAAGTCtactgaaaaatgtttaaaacacagtATGAATATCTATTCCCTACTGATCCCTGAGCCTGATAAACTTTTGTTCGATTTTAATGCCTCTAAAATTCATAGAAAATAACAGCCAAGATACAACTGGCACTATGAGAAAGCTTGTCTCTCCCCCCTGTcaattcgatataaattagacaACATTCTTTATCTGATAGGAAAAGCAGTCCTAAAAAACACAATACACAGTAACTTTTCTTGAAGGCTAAATATAATTCTTGTAAAATAGAAGGACATGCTTTTggtgcagttaaaaaaaaaaatgcaggaaggaTAAACATAGCCAGAGGTACACTTATAAATATCTCAATCTTACAGTTCTGCTATGGAGACTTGTTCTGAGATGTAATTTGAATACTCTTAACACAAAACACTTCCAGGAAAGAATGCAGGTTTCCCCCTTCAGGAGGAAAGAGCACTGATCTACTCCATTTCTCTAAACACTCACCTTCTGAACTTTCAGAGTAAAAACAAACATTCAGTTCTAAGTTTAGAAGATACTGCATGATAAGCAACATTCCTGAGATGATCTGAAGGGTGCGCACCGTACAGTGGTACTCATAGGAATGTCAGGGCTTACGAATATTTCTAACATCTAATTTGTTGTGGAATAAAGTTTGCCTCTTTCAAGCAGTAGCTGCTTTTAAAGTTCTTCATTCTTGTGTTTTAGACTAGCTACTTTACATTGTACTTTTAAGTTACAACTGGCAAACTGCACTTCAGTGCGGATGCAAGGGCATTAtatttacagaacagaaaaaaaatatggaaaagagagaaatgtatccaagctgcaaaactAAATCCATATTAAAACACCTGATAATGTAAATGCACAtaccttttcttttaatgggGCCGAGAACACTGGGCCTGATACAGTTGATTGGGCTTTGACTCCTCCTgctagagagagaaagaacaccGATAGGCAGGTCTGTAAAGGTTCCAACTCTGAACACCACCATACCTAGCATCAAATCAACACAACCACATCATATGAAGTGTTCTTTAAAACTATTCCTCCACAGCCGGAACGCTTAGAGAATCTAAACACATAGATAACAAAGTGCTGCCTATTAGAGAAGATTATCTGCCACACAACGTTGCAGTCAATTTTCTAGGGTCTTCTCCTTCCCTTATTGCATCACATCCTCACTTCATTTCTAAATTGTGTGTGATATTTACACAAAATTGATATGCTGACAAAGTTAGTAAAGTTCACTTGAAGTACCCAGGAATTTCCTCACAAGTTACCAAGTCTAGTTGACACAGGCTCCTCTAAGAGCACCCACTTAAAGCTACCATTGGCAAAGGCTGAACTTTAAGAGCATTTTTATGTGGCAATACTTCAGCTAGAGAAGACTAAAGTCTCTTTTAATGCCTTAGCATCAGTTTTAACTAATCTTTGTGCTAGCCTTTGGATAAATCACAATTTAAGCAAATTTATACCTGTTACTTGCAGATGCTACTTACTTGGAGAATCGCCTTGTTGGACTGGGAATAGGACTTGGAGGTAATCCATTACTGCTCACAAACATTTGCAATGATGGTGAAAAACATTGCTGCAGAAAAAGTTACATTACAATGCttcagaatttccttttaaatactcaagggcttccccccaccctccaaacaAAACATCCCCAATTAAAGAAAAGCTAATAATGGAGTAAGGAAGAGATGATCAAATGCAATCTTAGAGGCATTAAAACTTAACTTGCAAAAATATCCTGGCTAATGCAATAATGCTCAGATTAACCTAAAATTCAAACCCACACgaaagctaaaaatgaaatacacactgttttctaaataaGACCGTTGTGTCTGTTCTTCCTGTTACATTTAGAAGCAGTAGTACAGTCCTCAAGAATTACTTCTTTCAAGGGGCTTATTAAACAAACAAGTTGAGTTTACTCAAAAAACATCTGACCTGAAAATTGAATGCAATATTCCAGGGTAGAACAGAGTATTTAGCTCTGTGGCTCTGCAGTGAATCTGAGCCTTGCCCAAGAATGCCCATAGCTAATCATAAAGAtgtttctgtcttgttatctACTACTGCTTTATAGTCGTGATTCCAAAGGCACAGGACCAGCTGCCAGCACCAGTGTTACACCAGGAACACATTTTCCCAGCACTAGTACGTGGCTGCTCCGTGCATCAGTACTGGTAGAGGCGTGCAATAAAAACAGTAGAACAACCAAAGAGGGTGAGTGAAAACAAGGTCAAGCAGCCCATCTTTAAACACAGTGCCATCTTCTCTGTGCTACATTTCAGTTTTCCAGTCCTTACTGGAAAAAGTAGTTTATGTTGTCTAAGATTCacctcttccctttttccagcaCGAACCATCAGTCTTCACTGCAAATTCAGCACGCCCGAGTCCTTCACAGTGAGTTTATGCCTTCCTTTCCATAACCGATGGACATACTTTCATCCTCCTCACCACACAGATTTGCAGCTTTTGGTCTTTGCCTACACTCTTATTCTACACATACAACACATTCTGATTTTGGTGCTtcttccccagcatccccccactCGTGCAGCTGAAGATCACAGCCAAATCTGATTACTCTAATGACCTCTTCCAGCTTCCCTTAGAACCAGAACCCTAACCCATCCAAACATCACACAAAGAGCAGCAACCGAAAACATTCAGTGTGACAGAACCGGCACGCTGCTTAAACTCTGCAGCTCTAAGATGGTAAGCATCTGATTCTTAGAAATCAATAAAATGTGGGTTTGAGTTggagggtttttgttgtttggttgtggttttttttaaaagctatcaaACAATTTGTGAAGTTACACACCTTCACCGTTCACCTTGGTCTAAAATGTTCTTTCCGTTTGGCATTTCACTTATCCTACCTTTCCTATTCCTCTTGTCGGCGAAGGTGCAGGCGAAACTGGAATGAAGTCTATTCGCTTTGGGGAGGAAGATTTCTCAGACTTGTCCAAGTCATTGTCGCTCTGTAAATACAAGGTTTCCACCTTAATGCTGGCATGGGATATTACCTTAGAATCCAAGGCACAACCTTCTAATGGGAAGTCATCAGGTCAAATGCACAAATAGGTAAAGCAGATGAACTAAGTTCTTCTTATATTATTTTCACAGTATAATTTCGCTCTTTCCCTTAAACTCATCAGTTGAGCGTAAAAGTAGAATTAAATAGGAAACATCTATAAAGAGATTACCAGGCTCAAGCTTTCCTCCCATGACTGGCTTAT
Protein-coding sequences here:
- the PABIR2 gene encoding PABIR family member 2 codes for the protein MSQEKMELDLELPAGSAAAPGDGGGLRRSNSAPLIHGLSDNSQVFQPYVLRTRRNSTTVMSRHSMLLSSSPIRIPSSRLHQIRREEGVDLMNRETAHEREVQTAMQISQSWEESLSLSDNDLDKSEKSSSPKRIDFIPVSPAPSPTRGIGKQCFSPSLQMFVSSNGLPPSPIPSPTRRFSNRRSQSPINCIRPSVLGPIKRKGEMETESQPKRLFQGTTNMLSPDVTHLTDLSSCLSSDILDGSSSSVGSSSDSLTKGSITTESPVTCSNSCSSFILMDDLSPK